The Rhipicephalus sanguineus isolate Rsan-2018 chromosome 7, BIME_Rsan_1.4, whole genome shotgun sequence genome includes a window with the following:
- the LOC119400472 gene encoding protein argonaute-1 isoform X2, which produces MLNVDVSATAFYEPLPLVNFMCKIFGGRRVMTPSEFRPLSESQHARLNKELKGLRIKVTHLPYPRKYKVVRVTRSSASAISFDTDEGASVTVSQYFGQRYAPLQYPHLPCVQSGRPEHPVYIPFEVCELVEGQHCRKKLDENQTAEMIKRTAKPPAQRFQEICQSVRDLVNSSEDYLREFGIKISTDLTQLKGRVLDPPTLVFEHSSVIKPRDGTWDLRGQHFYNPATMDRWTVVSMSRSAPRDSVDNFVKMLVRIGKELGMRIHQPLDISAADPNRRPIRSILCEQLKNHGGLQMVVLVIAKTTNYAEIKQVAETELGLRTQCVLDNNVVRKCNAPLVQNLLQKINAKMGGTNNSLLSQEKPSLFRTPVIVIGADVSHPSPGDRVRPSIAACVGSLDATPSKFHSSIRIQMEQDKGNVDIIRELKEMVKELLRAFYRATRQKPQRIVFYRDGVSESQFLEVRNREVSAIRQACKEMSPNEMYEPPLTFIVVQKRHHTRFMPANERDGVGKCRNVPPGTTVDSVVTHPLDFDFFLCSHFGIQGTSRPAHYYVVWDDSNFTADELQKLSYYLCHTYARCARSVSIPAPVYYAHLAAYRAKNHIVSKVDVPSSGSDSSGGSGDNVAPIQYAEAVRVLDELRTSMYFV; this is translated from the exons ATGCTGAACGTGGACGTGTCGGCGACCGCTTTCTACGAGCCCTTGCCCCTGGTCAACTTCATGTGCAAGATATTCGGCGGCAGGCGCGTCATGACGCCCTCCGAGTTCCGGCCGCTCAGCGAGTCCCAGCACGCGCGGCTCAACAAGGAGCTCAAGGGTTTGCGCATCAAGGTGACGCACCTGCCTTACCCGCGCAAGTACAAGGTCGTGCGCGTCACCAGGAGCTCGGCGAGTGCGATCTCTTTCGACACGGACGAAGGGGCCAGCGTCACGGTATCGCAGTACTTCGGGCAGCGGTACGCTCCCCTGCAGTACCCGCACTTGCCGTGCGTGCAGAGCGGCAGGCCCGAGCATCCGGTCTACATCCCCTTCGAGGTGTGCGAGCTGGTCGAGGGCCAGCACTGCCGAAAGAAGCTCGACGAGAACCAGACGGCCGAGATGATCAAGCGCACGGCCAAGCCGCCTGCCCAGAGATTCCAG GAAATCTGCCAGTCGGTGCGCGACCTGGTGAACAGCTCCGAGGATTACCTGCGCGAATTTGGCATCAAGATCAGCACCGATCTGACGCAGCTCAAAGGTCGTGTGCTTGACCCGCCCACGCTGGTGTTCGAACACAGCTCGGTGATTAAGCCGCGTGACGGCACGTGGGATCTTCGCGGCCAGCACTTCTACAACCCGGCCACCATGGACCGCTGGACGGTGGTCAGCATGAGCCGGTCCGCGCCGCGAGACAGCGTCGACAACTTCGTCAAGATGCTCGTCCGCATTGGCAAGGAACTGGGCATGCGCATCCACCAGCCGCTCGACATTTCGGCGGCCGACCCCAACCGGCGTCCCATCCGCTCCATCCTCTGCGAGCAGCTTAAGAACCACGGCGGGCTCCAGATGGTCGTGCTCGTCATCGCCAAGACGACCAATTACGCCGAAATCAAGCAGGTGGCCGAGACTGAGCTGGGCCTGCGCACTCAGTGTGTGCTCGACAACAACGTGGTCCGCAAGTGCAACGCTCCGCTCGTGCAGAACCTGCTGCAGAAGATCAACGCCAAGATGGGCGGCACCAACAACAGCCTGCTGTCGCAGGAGAAGCCCTCGTTGTTCCGGACGCCCGTGATCGTGATCGGCGCCGACGTCTCGCATCCGTCGCCCGGCGACCGGGTCCGTCCGTCGATCGCCGCCTGCGTTGGCAGCCTGGACGCGACCCCGTCTAAGTTCCACTCCTCCATACGCATCCAGATGGAGCAGGACAAGGGGAACGTCGATATCATCCGGGAGCTCAAGGAGATGGTCAAGGAACTGCTCAGGGCCTTCTACCGCGCCACGAGGCAGAAGCCGCAACGAATCGTCTTCTACCGCGACGGCGTGAGCGAGAGCCAGTTCCTCGAAGTGCGAAACCGAGAG GTGAGCGCCATCCGCCAGGCGTGCAAGGAGATGTCTCCGAACGAGATGTACGAGCCTCCCCTAACCTTCATCGTGGTGCAGAAGCGCCACCACACGCGCTTCATGCCAGCCAACGAGCGTGACGGCGTCGGCAAGTGCCGCAACGTGCCACCGGGCACCACTGTCGACTCGGTGGTCACGCACCCGCTCGACTTCGACTTCTTCCTCTGCAGTCACTTTGGCATCCAG GGCACGAGTCGTCCGGCGCACTACTACGTCGTCTGGGACGACTCGAACTTCACGGCTGACGAGCTGCAAAAGCTCAGCTATTACCTGTGCCACACGTACGCCCGCTGCGCCAGGAGCGTCAGTATCCCGGCGCCCGTCTACTACGCGCACCTGGCGGCCTACCGGGCCAAAAACCACATTGTGAGCAAAGTGGACGTGCCCAGCTCAGGCAGCGACTCCTCGGGAGGCAGCGGGGACAACGTCGCTCCCATTCAGTACGCCGAGGCTGTCCGCGTCCTGGACGAGCTCCGGACGTCGATGTACTTCGTCTGA
- the LOC119400474 gene encoding RING finger protein 151 has protein sequence MARRRSSSSASSVHCTVPELTLEDYDPKPDEELICVICHSVLSEPVECHCRHVFCRRCISEWVRKNNSCPVCRKRAVSAFMPTLPLVQNMVNRLKVKCRNSGCDARVPAENFVNHVNACEFHEVNCPHEACEHRCPRRELESHVKQCPLREVTCERGCGLVLTRDRLKTHSCVDELKRKLDDATSERDDWKRKAEDTTHALNRLRDTLRRLGDTVEGLQNSLGDLGTRLRCAETMAASGQRGHRSAVALRTGRTMRDNFVGGSSLYPGVLFGTRTARLLDEIESDSDRSWSPHSEGSHESLEIFVDFNA, from the exons CCGTGCACTGCACCGTCCCAGAGCTGACACTCGAAGACTATGACCCCAAGCCCGACGAGGAGCTGATCTGCGTCATCTGCCACTCTGTGCTGAGTGAGCCCGTCGAGTGCCACTGCCGGCACGTCTTCTGTCGCCGCTGCATCTCCGAGTGGGTCCGCAAGAACAACAGCTGCCCCGTGTGTCGCAAGCGTGCCGTCTCGGCCTTCATGCCTACCCTGCCTCTCGTACAAAACATGGTCAACCGTCTCAAG GTAAAGTGCCGAAATTCTGGCTGCGATGCCCGTGTGCCTGCAGAAAATTTTGTGAACCACGTGAATGCATGCGAGTTTCACGAGGTCAACTGTCCGCACGAGGCATGCGAGCACCGGTGTCCACGTCGGGAGCTGGAATCTCACGTGAAGCAGTGTCCGCTTCGCGAAGTCACGTGTGAGCGAGGCTGTGGACTTGTGCTGACACGAGACCGTCTCAAGACCCACAGCTGTGTGGATGAGCTGAAGCGAAAGCTAGATG ATGCCACATCCGAGCGTGACGATTGGAAACGCAAGGCCGAGGACACAACACATGCTCTAAACAGGCTTCGTGACACTTTGCGCCGATTGGGTGACACTGTGGAAGGCCTGCAGAACAGCCTAGGTGACCTTGGAACGCGGCTTCGTTGTGCCGAAACCATGGCAGCATCGGGCCAGCGTGGTCACCGGTCGGCCGTGGCACTGCGGACGGGTCGCACTATGCGCGACAACTTCGTTGGTGGCAGCAGCTTGTATCCGGGGGTTCTGTTCGGTACGCGAACGGCGCGACTTCTGGACGAGATTGAAAGCGACTCCGATCGTAGCTGGAGTCCACACTCCGAGGGCTCGCATGAGTCACTCGAGATCTTTGTTGATTTTAACGCCTGA